The stretch of DNA CTGAAGCCCGTGAACACCAAGCTAACGCAGCGAACTCTCAGTTTAACCCCATCCAGAGGACTGGCTGCTTTTGAGCCGCAACAGCGTTCGAGCGACGCTCACGCACTTCTAGTGCGCAGCGCGTCGCTCCGCCTCGTTGAGGCGCAAAAGCAGTTCAGCCTGATGGTTCAAACTAATCGCAAAGTGCTCTAGAACCTAATCGAGTTCTTTCAGGGCCTTCAATGCGTCCAGCCCATGCATGAGAGCCGGGCCTCCGCCCATCAATACTGCCACACCGATTGTCTCGGTGATTTCCTCGGGCGTCGCTCCTTCGCTAAGTGCGGAAGCAACGTGGAGGCTGATACAACGGTGGCACTGCCCGTGGATGCTGATCGCAAGGGAAAGCAGTTCTTTGGTTTTCGATTCCAAAGCACCCCCGCCACCCACGGCGTGGTGCAAGCCTTGAAAAGCCTGCATCAACTTCGGTTGGCTCTTCGCCAGTTCCTGCATCAATGATTTGCTCTCCCGATTGAGAGCACTGTAGCTGATTTCTTCGCTCATGGGCGGACGATGGGTGACATCCTGGCATACAGCAAGGGCGAACGAATGGTATCTTCCGTCTTACACCGGCCATGGCATTTCAAAAGGGTTTTCGATCCATGTCGTAGTTTTAAGTAATTGAGCACTGGTTTCGGCTAGGTGATTTCACTACCCATTGTTTGCAATGGAGTCACGAAATCTGACGCCTTTGAGGATCTTGAGATTGGACCAACCCTCAAATAACTGCTTTCCCTGCGACTGCGTGGACCAAGGCACCGCAATCGTTCCGAAGAGGACTTAGATCGGTTCAAGTCCGACACTTGCCAGATCGAGGAGGTCAAAGGCATCAATTTGATCTTCACTCTATGACTTAGCGCTTAGTCAGGGGAAAAAGTTGACATGCGGTCGGAAAGGAGACTTTCTCTTTCGTTTTTCACCATGCAAAAGACCAAGAAATCGATCGCTAAGCGGTTCAAGGTGACGGGGACGGGTCGTCTCATTCGCCGCAAGCCGGGCAAGCGCCATTTGCTTCGCAAGAAATCTACGAAGCAGCGTCGTGCAATGCGCCAGGACCAGTCGGTTTCCAAGGGCTTTCAGAAGCGCTTGGAGAAGGCTATCCTCTGATTGAAAGATGAATTGACGAGTCCGGGTGAATCCACAGGCGACCCGGCATTCGTCCCAAAAACGAAAGAAACAACATGCCAAGAGCAACAGGAACACCAGCCACCCGCGCCCGCCGCAAAAAGGTTCTCAACAAGGCGAAGGGTTATTACGGGAACAAATCCCGGCTTTTCCGCTACGCAAAAGACGCGGTCGAGCGTGCCGAGAAATTTGCCTACCGCGACCGGCGGAAAAAGAAGTCCGAGATGCGGAAGCTTTGGATCGTTCGGATCAATGCAGCCTGCCGGGCTTCGGGTATCAACTACAGCCGCTTCGTGGCTGGTCTGAAGACAGCGGGAATTGAAATGAACCGCAAGACGCTCTCCGAGCTGGCGATTCACGATCCAGAGGCCTTCGAAGGTCTGGTGAAACAGGCAAAAGAAGCCGGTCTTCCCAGCGGTAAGAACTAAAAAGGGAGATTGGCCTGCGATTGCTGGGCACCCCTGAGATTACTCGCTGGTCATGGACGAGGAGATAACCCGGATAGTTGCCGAGGCGGAGGAACGTCTTTCGGCTGTAACCTCCCGATCAGCTTTGGACGAGGTGAAAGCTCTTTTCTTCGGAGGGAGCGGTTCGTTCACCGCATTTCGAAAGAGAATCGGCGAGTTGCCGAAGGAGGAGAAGCCAGCTTTCGGAAAGAAGGTGAATGAACTCAAGACCCGCCTGGAGGCCGTTTTTGATGAGGCTGTAAGGAAGAGCGAGAACGAGGAGTTTGCCAAGCGGCTGGGTCCCGAGATTGATCCCACGCTTCCGAGTCCGGATCCCCAACGGGGATGCATCCACCCGCTGACGAAGGTTCGCAATCGGATTGTCGAGATTTTCCGTCGGATCGGATTCTCGGTAGTTGAGGGCACGGATGTGGAAACGGAGTACTACTGCTTTGACGCTCTGAATACTCCGCCCGACCATCCTGCACGCGACCTTCACGACACCTACTACCTTAAGTGGGGAACGGACGTTTCCAACGTAACCAAGTCAAGT from Verrucomicrobiota bacterium encodes:
- the rpmI gene encoding 50S ribosomal protein L35, translated to MQKTKKSIAKRFKVTGTGRLIRRKPGKRHLLRKKSTKQRRAMRQDQSVSKGFQKRLEKAIL
- the rplT gene encoding 50S ribosomal protein L20, with product MPRATGTPATRARRKKVLNKAKGYYGNKSRLFRYAKDAVERAEKFAYRDRRKKKSEMRKLWIVRINAACRASGINYSRFVAGLKTAGIEMNRKTLSELAIHDPEAFEGLVKQAKEAGLPSGKN
- a CDS encoding carboxymuconolactone decarboxylase family protein, which gives rise to MSEEISYSALNRESKSLMQELAKSQPKLMQAFQGLHHAVGGGGALESKTKELLSLAISIHGQCHRCISLHVASALSEGATPEEITETIGVAVLMGGGPALMHGLDALKALKELD